In Felis catus isolate Fca126 chromosome A2, F.catus_Fca126_mat1.0, whole genome shotgun sequence, the following proteins share a genomic window:
- the TMEM89 gene encoding transmembrane protein 89, protein MDPAGTCCLPLGEGCLSVARHPGSTRGLGTAMLLTPFALLLLSLLAMPAPSHAWSRPLWYQVGLDLQPWGCHPNTLEGCGGSLGCPGHWMGLGMNRIYPVAGVTLTTTMMLMVSRAVLQRWRSQGTKSEHPQVTTSPSGPWKRRNPISDRALLIGVLHMLDALLVHIDCHLRHITTKQKTPIKGSPTQSG, encoded by the exons ATGGACCCAGCTGGAACCTGCTGCCtgcccctgggggaggggtgtttGTCTGTTGCCAGGCACCCAGGTTCCACCCGGGGACTTGGCACAGCCATGCTGCTCACACCGTTCGCCCTGCTACTGCTGTCCCTGCTGGCGATGCCAGCCCCCTCCCATGCCTGGTCACGGCCCCTGTGGTACCAGGTGGGGCTGGACCTACAGCCCTGGGGGTGTCATCCGAACACCTTGGAAGGCTGTGGGGGCAGTCTGGGCTGTCCTGGCCACTGGATGGGCCTGGGGATGAACCGCATCTACCCTGTGGCTGGGGTCACACTCACCACCACCATGATGCTGATGGTCAGCCGTGCGGTGCTACAGCGGTGGCGCTCCCAGGGCACTAAGTCTGAG CACCCGCAGGTGACCACTAGCCCCTCCGGACCCTGGAAACGGCGGAATCCGATCTCAGACCGCGCCCTGCTCATTGGGGTCCTGCACATGCTGGATGCCCTCCTGGTCCATATTGACTGCCACCTGCGGCATATAACCACCAAACAGAAAACCCCAATAAAGGGGTCTCCCACCCAGAGTGGGTGA
- the CELSR3 gene encoding solute carrier family 26 member 6 isoform X7, whose amino-acid sequence MGLSEALGQRDTEALLPVTRAMELRKRNYYVERPLLNQEQLEELGCLTSATETHQWRTWFQCSYTRARALLLQHLPVLAWLPRYPVRDWLLGDLLAGLSVAIMQLPQGLAYALLAGLPPVFGLYSSFYPVFIYFLFGTSRHISVGTFAVMSVMVGSVTESLAPDEDFLQAENATVDEEARDAARVQLAATLSVLVGLFQVGLGLVHFGFVVTYLSEPLVRGYTTAASIQVFVSQLKYVFGLQLSSRSGPLSLIYTVLEVCWKLPQSVVGTVVTALVAGVVLVLVKLLNDKLQRHLPLPLPGELLTLIGATGISYGVGLKHRFGVDVVGNIPAGLVPPVAPNPQLFASLVGYAFTIAVVGFAIAISLGKIFALRHGYRVDSNQELVALGLSNLVGGIFRCFPVSCSMSRSLVQESTGGNTQVAGAVSSLFILVIIVKLGELFQDLPKAVLAAVIIVNLKGMLKQFTDICSLWKANRVDLLIWLVTFVATILLNLDLGLAVAVVFSLLLVVFRTQLPHYSILGQVPDTDIYRDVAEYSEAREVPGVKIFRSSATMYFANAELYSDALKQRCGVDVDHLISRKKKLVKKQEQKLKRLKKLQKQTAASKDTSVSIEVHSSTRDMESNNMEDSKAEGEGSAMSCRDGGAHACPERKATDLPAVSTGNELEGMVASGQEGAKAPDVTTLKALGLPQPHFHSLVLDLGALSFVDTVCLKSLKNIFRDFREIEVEVYMAACHTPVVAQLEAGHFFDASITKQHLFASVHDAVLFALQHPRSSPASPVLMTKL is encoded by the exons ATGGGGCTGTCGGAAGCGTTGGG tcagagggacacagaggcacTGTTGCCTGTGACGCGGGCCATGGAGCTGAGGAAGCGAAACTACTACGTGGAACGGCCACTGCTGAATCAGGAACAGCTGGAGGAGCTGGGATGCTTGACCTCAGCCACCGAGACCCACCAGTGGCGAACCTGGTTTCA GTGCTCCTACACTCGGGCCCGAGCCCTTCTCCTCCAACACCTCCCAGTTTTGGCGTGGCTACCCCGGTATCCCGTGCGTGACTGGCTCCTGGGTGACCTGTTGGCTGGCCTGAGTGTGGCCATTATGCAGCTACCACAGG GCCTGGCCTATGCCCTCCTTGCTGGACTGCCCCCCGTGTTTGGCCTCTACAGCTCTTTCTATCCTGTGTTTATCTACTTTCTGTTTGGCACTTCCCGGCACATCTCCGTGG GTACCTTTGCTGTCATGTCTGTAATGGTGGGCAGTGTGACGGAATCCCTGGCCCCGGATGAGGACTTCCTGCAGGCTGAGAATGCTACAGTCGATGaggaggccagagatgctgcccGGGTGCAACTGGCCGCCACACTCAGTGTCCTGGTCGGCCTCTTCCAG GTGGGGCTGGGCCTGGTCCACTTCGGCTTCGTGGTCACCTACCTGTCAGAGCCTCTGGTCCGCGGCTATACCACAGCCGCGTCCATACAGGTCTTCGTCTCGCAGCTCAAGTATGTGTTTGGCCTCCAACTGAGCAGCCGCTCTGGGCCGCTGTCCCTCATCTAT ACAGTTCTGGAGGTCTGCTGGAAGCTGCCCCAGAGCGTGGTTGGCACTGTGGTCACCGCATTGGTGGCAGGagtggtgctggtgctggtgaaACTGCTGAATGACAAACTGCAGCGACATCTGCCCCTGCCGCTCCCTGGGGAACTGCTCACG CTCATCGGAGCCACAGGCATCTCCTATGGCGTGGGTCTGAAGCACAGATTTGGGGTGGATGTCGTGGGCAACATTCCTGCAGG GCTGGTGCCCCCAGTGGCCCCCAACCCCCAGCTGTTCGCCAGTCTTGTGGGCTATGCCTTCACCATCGCCGTGGTTGGTTTCGCCATTGCCATCTCACTGGGGAAGATCTTCGCCCTGAGGCACGGCTACCGGGTGGACAGCAACCAG GAGCTGGTGGCTCTCGGCCTCAGTAACCTCGTCGGGGGCATCTTCCGGTGCTTCCCTGTGAGCTGCTCCATGTCCCGCAGCCTGGTACAGGAGAGCACCGGGGGCAACACGCAG GTGGCTGGGGCTGTCTCCTCCCTCTTCATCCTCGTTATCATCGTCAAACTTGGGGAACTCTTCCAAGACCTGCCCAAG GCAGTCCTGGCAGCCGTCATTATCGTGAACCTGAAGGGCATGTTGAAGCAGTTCACCGACATATGTTCCCTCTGGAAGGCAAATCGAGTGGATCTG CTCATCTGGCTGGTGACCTTTGTGGCCACCATCCTGCTGAACCTGGACCTTGGCCTGGCCGTTGCAGTGGTCTTCTCCCTGCTGCTTGTGGTGTTCCGTACGCAGCT GCCCCACTACTCTATCTTGGGGCAGGTGCCAGACACGGATATTTACCGAGATGTGGCTGAGTACTCAGAG GCCAGGGAGGTCCCAGGCGTGAAGATCTTCCGCTCCTCAGCCACCATGTACTTTGCTAATGCTGAGCTCTACAGCGACGCACTGAAGCAGAGG TGCGGTGTGGATGTTGACCACCTCATCTCCCGGAAGAAGAAGCTGGTCAAGAAGCAGGAGCAAAAGCTGAAGCGACTGAAGAAGCTCCAGAAACAG ACTGCCGCCTCCAAGGACACTTCTGTTTCTATCGAAGTCCACTCCAGCACCAGAGACATGGAGAGCAACAACATGGAGGACTCCAAGGCCGAGGGAGAGGGGTCAGCCATGAGCTGCAGAGATGGGGGTGCCCATGCATGTCCTGAGAGGAAGGCCACGGACCTACCAGCT GTGAGCACAGGGAATGAGCTAGAAGGTATGGTAGCCAGCGGTCAAGAAGGTGCTAAGGCCCCAGATGTGACCACACTGAAAGCCCTGGGCCTGCCTCAGCCGCACTTCCACAGCCTCGTCCTGGATCTGGGAGCCCTCTCTTTTGTGGACACTGTGTGCCTCAAGAGCCTGAAGAAT ATTTTCCGCGACTTCCGAGAGATCGAGGTGGAGGTGTACATGGCCGCCTGCCACA CCCCTGTGGTTGCCCAGCTTGAGGCTGGGCACTTCTTCGATGCATCGATCACTAAGCAGCATCTCTTTGCCTCTGTCCACGACGCTGTCCTCTTTGCCCTCCAACACCCGAGGTCCAGCCCTGCCAGCCCTGTTTTG atGACCAAACTCTGA
- the CELSR3 gene encoding solute carrier family 26 member 6 isoform X8: MELRKRNYYVERPLLNQEQLEELGCLTSATETHQWRTWFQCSYTRARALLLQHLPVLAWLPRYPVRDWLLGDLLAGLSVAIMQLPQGLAYALLAGLPPVFGLYSSFYPVFIYFLFGTSRHISVGTFAVMSVMVGSVTESLAPDEDFLQAENATVDEEARDAARVQLAATLSVLVGLFQVGLGLVHFGFVVTYLSEPLVRGYTTAASIQVFVSQLKYVFGLQLSSRSGPLSLIYTVLEVCWKLPQSVVGTVVTALVAGVVLVLVKLLNDKLQRHLPLPLPGELLTLIGATGISYGVGLKHRFGVDVVGNIPAGLVPPVAPNPQLFASLVGYAFTIAVVGFAIAISLGKIFALRHGYRVDSNQELVALGLSNLVGGIFRCFPVSCSMSRSLVQESTGGNTQVAGAVSSLFILVIIVKLGELFQDLPKAVLAAVIIVNLKGMLKQFTDICSLWKANRVDLLIWLVTFVATILLNLDLGLAVAVVFSLLLVVFRTQLPHYSILGQVPDTDIYRDVAEYSEAREVPGVKIFRSSATMYFANAELYSDALKQRCGVDVDHLISRKKKLVKKQEQKLKRLKKLQKQTAASKDTSVSIEVHSSTRDMESNNMEDSKAEGEGSAMSCRDGGAHACPERKATDLPAQVSTGNELEGMVASGQEGAKAPDVTTLKALGLPQPHFHSLVLDLGALSFVDTVCLKSLKNIFRDFREIEVEVYMAACHTPVVAQLEAGHFFDASITKQHLFASVHDAVLFALQHPRSSPASPVLMTKL, encoded by the exons ATGGAGCTGAGGAAGCGAAACTACTACGTGGAACGGCCACTGCTGAATCAGGAACAGCTGGAGGAGCTGGGATGCTTGACCTCAGCCACCGAGACCCACCAGTGGCGAACCTGGTTTCA GTGCTCCTACACTCGGGCCCGAGCCCTTCTCCTCCAACACCTCCCAGTTTTGGCGTGGCTACCCCGGTATCCCGTGCGTGACTGGCTCCTGGGTGACCTGTTGGCTGGCCTGAGTGTGGCCATTATGCAGCTACCACAGG GCCTGGCCTATGCCCTCCTTGCTGGACTGCCCCCCGTGTTTGGCCTCTACAGCTCTTTCTATCCTGTGTTTATCTACTTTCTGTTTGGCACTTCCCGGCACATCTCCGTGG GTACCTTTGCTGTCATGTCTGTAATGGTGGGCAGTGTGACGGAATCCCTGGCCCCGGATGAGGACTTCCTGCAGGCTGAGAATGCTACAGTCGATGaggaggccagagatgctgcccGGGTGCAACTGGCCGCCACACTCAGTGTCCTGGTCGGCCTCTTCCAG GTGGGGCTGGGCCTGGTCCACTTCGGCTTCGTGGTCACCTACCTGTCAGAGCCTCTGGTCCGCGGCTATACCACAGCCGCGTCCATACAGGTCTTCGTCTCGCAGCTCAAGTATGTGTTTGGCCTCCAACTGAGCAGCCGCTCTGGGCCGCTGTCCCTCATCTAT ACAGTTCTGGAGGTCTGCTGGAAGCTGCCCCAGAGCGTGGTTGGCACTGTGGTCACCGCATTGGTGGCAGGagtggtgctggtgctggtgaaACTGCTGAATGACAAACTGCAGCGACATCTGCCCCTGCCGCTCCCTGGGGAACTGCTCACG CTCATCGGAGCCACAGGCATCTCCTATGGCGTGGGTCTGAAGCACAGATTTGGGGTGGATGTCGTGGGCAACATTCCTGCAGG GCTGGTGCCCCCAGTGGCCCCCAACCCCCAGCTGTTCGCCAGTCTTGTGGGCTATGCCTTCACCATCGCCGTGGTTGGTTTCGCCATTGCCATCTCACTGGGGAAGATCTTCGCCCTGAGGCACGGCTACCGGGTGGACAGCAACCAG GAGCTGGTGGCTCTCGGCCTCAGTAACCTCGTCGGGGGCATCTTCCGGTGCTTCCCTGTGAGCTGCTCCATGTCCCGCAGCCTGGTACAGGAGAGCACCGGGGGCAACACGCAG GTGGCTGGGGCTGTCTCCTCCCTCTTCATCCTCGTTATCATCGTCAAACTTGGGGAACTCTTCCAAGACCTGCCCAAG GCAGTCCTGGCAGCCGTCATTATCGTGAACCTGAAGGGCATGTTGAAGCAGTTCACCGACATATGTTCCCTCTGGAAGGCAAATCGAGTGGATCTG CTCATCTGGCTGGTGACCTTTGTGGCCACCATCCTGCTGAACCTGGACCTTGGCCTGGCCGTTGCAGTGGTCTTCTCCCTGCTGCTTGTGGTGTTCCGTACGCAGCT GCCCCACTACTCTATCTTGGGGCAGGTGCCAGACACGGATATTTACCGAGATGTGGCTGAGTACTCAGAG GCCAGGGAGGTCCCAGGCGTGAAGATCTTCCGCTCCTCAGCCACCATGTACTTTGCTAATGCTGAGCTCTACAGCGACGCACTGAAGCAGAGG TGCGGTGTGGATGTTGACCACCTCATCTCCCGGAAGAAGAAGCTGGTCAAGAAGCAGGAGCAAAAGCTGAAGCGACTGAAGAAGCTCCAGAAACAG ACTGCCGCCTCCAAGGACACTTCTGTTTCTATCGAAGTCCACTCCAGCACCAGAGACATGGAGAGCAACAACATGGAGGACTCCAAGGCCGAGGGAGAGGGGTCAGCCATGAGCTGCAGAGATGGGGGTGCCCATGCATGTCCTGAGAGGAAGGCCACGGACCTACCAGCT CAGGTGAGCACAGGGAATGAGCTAGAAGGTATGGTAGCCAGCGGTCAAGAAGGTGCTAAGGCCCCAGATGTGACCACACTGAAAGCCCTGGGCCTGCCTCAGCCGCACTTCCACAGCCTCGTCCTGGATCTGGGAGCCCTCTCTTTTGTGGACACTGTGTGCCTCAAGAGCCTGAAGAAT ATTTTCCGCGACTTCCGAGAGATCGAGGTGGAGGTGTACATGGCCGCCTGCCACA CCCCTGTGGTTGCCCAGCTTGAGGCTGGGCACTTCTTCGATGCATCGATCACTAAGCAGCATCTCTTTGCCTCTGTCCACGACGCTGTCCTCTTTGCCCTCCAACACCCGAGGTCCAGCCCTGCCAGCCCTGTTTTG atGACCAAACTCTGA
- the CELSR3 gene encoding solute carrier family 26 member 6 isoform X6, translated as MGLSEALGQRDTEALLPVTRAMELRKRNYYVERPLLNQEQLEELGCLTSATETHQWRTWFQCSYTRARALLLQHLPVLAWLPRYPVRDWLLGDLLAGLSVAIMQLPQGLAYALLAGLPPVFGLYSSFYPVFIYFLFGTSRHISVGTFAVMSVMVGSVTESLAPDEDFLQAENATVDEEARDAARVQLAATLSVLVGLFQVGLGLVHFGFVVTYLSEPLVRGYTTAASIQVFVSQLKYVFGLQLSSRSGPLSLIYTVLEVCWKLPQSVVGTVVTALVAGVVLVLVKLLNDKLQRHLPLPLPGELLTLIGATGISYGVGLKHRFGVDVVGNIPAGLVPPVAPNPQLFASLVGYAFTIAVVGFAIAISLGKIFALRHGYRVDSNQELVALGLSNLVGGIFRCFPVSCSMSRSLVQESTGGNTQVAGAVSSLFILVIIVKLGELFQDLPKAVLAAVIIVNLKGMLKQFTDICSLWKANRVDLLIWLVTFVATILLNLDLGLAVAVVFSLLLVVFRTQLPHYSILGQVPDTDIYRDVAEYSEAREVPGVKIFRSSATMYFANAELYSDALKQRCGVDVDHLISRKKKLVKKQEQKLKRLKKLQKQTAASKDTSVSIEVHSSTRDMESNNMEDSKAEGEGSAMSCRDGGAHACPERKATDLPAQVSTGNELEGMVASGQEGAKAPDVTTLKALGLPQPHFHSLVLDLGALSFVDTVCLKSLKNIFRDFREIEVEVYMAACHTPVVAQLEAGHFFDASITKQHLFASVHDAVLFALQHPRSSPASPVLMTKL; from the exons ATGGGGCTGTCGGAAGCGTTGGG tcagagggacacagaggcacTGTTGCCTGTGACGCGGGCCATGGAGCTGAGGAAGCGAAACTACTACGTGGAACGGCCACTGCTGAATCAGGAACAGCTGGAGGAGCTGGGATGCTTGACCTCAGCCACCGAGACCCACCAGTGGCGAACCTGGTTTCA GTGCTCCTACACTCGGGCCCGAGCCCTTCTCCTCCAACACCTCCCAGTTTTGGCGTGGCTACCCCGGTATCCCGTGCGTGACTGGCTCCTGGGTGACCTGTTGGCTGGCCTGAGTGTGGCCATTATGCAGCTACCACAGG GCCTGGCCTATGCCCTCCTTGCTGGACTGCCCCCCGTGTTTGGCCTCTACAGCTCTTTCTATCCTGTGTTTATCTACTTTCTGTTTGGCACTTCCCGGCACATCTCCGTGG GTACCTTTGCTGTCATGTCTGTAATGGTGGGCAGTGTGACGGAATCCCTGGCCCCGGATGAGGACTTCCTGCAGGCTGAGAATGCTACAGTCGATGaggaggccagagatgctgcccGGGTGCAACTGGCCGCCACACTCAGTGTCCTGGTCGGCCTCTTCCAG GTGGGGCTGGGCCTGGTCCACTTCGGCTTCGTGGTCACCTACCTGTCAGAGCCTCTGGTCCGCGGCTATACCACAGCCGCGTCCATACAGGTCTTCGTCTCGCAGCTCAAGTATGTGTTTGGCCTCCAACTGAGCAGCCGCTCTGGGCCGCTGTCCCTCATCTAT ACAGTTCTGGAGGTCTGCTGGAAGCTGCCCCAGAGCGTGGTTGGCACTGTGGTCACCGCATTGGTGGCAGGagtggtgctggtgctggtgaaACTGCTGAATGACAAACTGCAGCGACATCTGCCCCTGCCGCTCCCTGGGGAACTGCTCACG CTCATCGGAGCCACAGGCATCTCCTATGGCGTGGGTCTGAAGCACAGATTTGGGGTGGATGTCGTGGGCAACATTCCTGCAGG GCTGGTGCCCCCAGTGGCCCCCAACCCCCAGCTGTTCGCCAGTCTTGTGGGCTATGCCTTCACCATCGCCGTGGTTGGTTTCGCCATTGCCATCTCACTGGGGAAGATCTTCGCCCTGAGGCACGGCTACCGGGTGGACAGCAACCAG GAGCTGGTGGCTCTCGGCCTCAGTAACCTCGTCGGGGGCATCTTCCGGTGCTTCCCTGTGAGCTGCTCCATGTCCCGCAGCCTGGTACAGGAGAGCACCGGGGGCAACACGCAG GTGGCTGGGGCTGTCTCCTCCCTCTTCATCCTCGTTATCATCGTCAAACTTGGGGAACTCTTCCAAGACCTGCCCAAG GCAGTCCTGGCAGCCGTCATTATCGTGAACCTGAAGGGCATGTTGAAGCAGTTCACCGACATATGTTCCCTCTGGAAGGCAAATCGAGTGGATCTG CTCATCTGGCTGGTGACCTTTGTGGCCACCATCCTGCTGAACCTGGACCTTGGCCTGGCCGTTGCAGTGGTCTTCTCCCTGCTGCTTGTGGTGTTCCGTACGCAGCT GCCCCACTACTCTATCTTGGGGCAGGTGCCAGACACGGATATTTACCGAGATGTGGCTGAGTACTCAGAG GCCAGGGAGGTCCCAGGCGTGAAGATCTTCCGCTCCTCAGCCACCATGTACTTTGCTAATGCTGAGCTCTACAGCGACGCACTGAAGCAGAGG TGCGGTGTGGATGTTGACCACCTCATCTCCCGGAAGAAGAAGCTGGTCAAGAAGCAGGAGCAAAAGCTGAAGCGACTGAAGAAGCTCCAGAAACAG ACTGCCGCCTCCAAGGACACTTCTGTTTCTATCGAAGTCCACTCCAGCACCAGAGACATGGAGAGCAACAACATGGAGGACTCCAAGGCCGAGGGAGAGGGGTCAGCCATGAGCTGCAGAGATGGGGGTGCCCATGCATGTCCTGAGAGGAAGGCCACGGACCTACCAGCT CAGGTGAGCACAGGGAATGAGCTAGAAGGTATGGTAGCCAGCGGTCAAGAAGGTGCTAAGGCCCCAGATGTGACCACACTGAAAGCCCTGGGCCTGCCTCAGCCGCACTTCCACAGCCTCGTCCTGGATCTGGGAGCCCTCTCTTTTGTGGACACTGTGTGCCTCAAGAGCCTGAAGAAT ATTTTCCGCGACTTCCGAGAGATCGAGGTGGAGGTGTACATGGCCGCCTGCCACA CCCCTGTGGTTGCCCAGCTTGAGGCTGGGCACTTCTTCGATGCATCGATCACTAAGCAGCATCTCTTTGCCTCTGTCCACGACGCTGTCCTCTTTGCCCTCCAACACCCGAGGTCCAGCCCTGCCAGCCCTGTTTTG atGACCAAACTCTGA
- the UQCRC1 gene encoding cytochrome b-c1 complex subunit 1, mitochondrial isoform X2 — MAASAVCRAASAGTRVLLRTHRSPALLRSPALRTTATFAQALQSVPETQVSLLDNGLRVASEQSSQPTCTVGVWIDVGSRYETEKNNGAGYFLEHLAFKGTKNRPGNALEKEVESMGAHLNAYSTREHTAYYIKALSKDLPKAVELLADIVQNCALEDSQIEKERDVILQELQENDACMRDVVFDYLHATAFQGTPLAQAVEGPSGNVRKLSRADLTEYVSRHYKAPRMVLAAAGGVEHRQLVDLAQKHFSSVSETYTEDAVPTLAPCRFTGSEIRHRDDALPLAHVAIAVEGPGWANPDNVALQVANAIIGHYDCTYGGGMHLSSPLAAVAVANKLCQSFQTFNICYADTGLLGAHFVCDRMKIDDMMFFLQGQWMRLCTSATESEVLRGKNILRNALVSHLDGTTPVCEDIGRSLLTYGRRIPLAEWESRIAEVDASVVRDVCSKYFYDQCPAVAGFGPIEQLPDYNRIRSGMFWLRF; from the exons ATGGCGGCTTCCGCAGTTTGCCGGGCGGCTAGCGCCGGGACTCGAGTGCTGCTTCGCACCCACCGCTCG CCGGCCCTGCTGAGGTCGCCTGCCTTGAGGACCACCGCCACCTTCGCTCAAGCTCTCCAGAGCGTGCCGGAGACACAGGTCAGCTTGCTGGACAACGGGCTGAGAGTGGCCTCCGAGCAGTCCTCCCAGCCTACCTGCACG GTCGGGGTATGGATTGATGTTGGCAGCCGTTACGAGACTGAGAAGAACAACGGGGCAGGTTACTTTCTGGAGCATCTGGCTTTCAAG GGAACAAAAAATCGGCCTGGCAATGCCTtggagaaggaggtggagagCATGGGGGCCCATCTCAATGCCTACAGCACCCGGGAGCACACAGCATACTACATCAAGGCGCTATCCAAGGACCTGCCAAAAG CTGTGGAGCTCCTGGCCGACATTGTGCAGAACTGTGCCCTAGAAGACTCCCAGATTGAGAAGGAGCGTGATGTGATCCTACAGGAGCTGCAGGAGAATGATGCATGTATGCGGGACGTGGTCTTTGACTACCTGCACGCCACAGCATTCCAGGGCACACCTCTAGCCCAGGCTGTGGAGGGGCCCAGTGGGAATGTCAG GAAGCTATCTCGTGCAGACCTGACCGAGTATGTCAGCAGGCATTACAAGGCCCCTCGCATGGTGCTCGCAGCAGCCGGAG GGGTGGAGCACCGGCAGCTGGTAGATCTCGCCCAGAAGCACTTCAGCAGCGTCTCTGAGACATACACAGAGGACGCTGTGCCCACTCTTGCTCCATGCCGCTTCACTGGCAGCGAG ATCCGCCACCGCGACGATGCTCTGCCATTGGCCCATGTGGCTATTGCGGTAGAGGGGCCTGGCTGGGCCAACCCGGACAACGTGGCCCTCCAAGTAGCCAATGCCATCATTGGCCACTATGACTGCACTTATGGTGGTGGCATG CACCTGTCCAGCCCACTGGCTGCAGTCGCCGTGGCCAACAAGCTGTGCCAGAGTTTCCAGACCTTCAATATCTGCTACGCAGACACTGGGTTGCTGGGTGCACACTTTGTCTGCGATCGCATGAAAATCGATGACATGATGTTCTTCCTGCAAGGCCAGTG GATGCGCCTGTGCACCAGTGCCACAGAGAGTGAGGTGCTCCGGGGCAAAAACATCCTCCGAAATGCCCTGGTGTCTCATCTGGATG GCACCACTCCTGTGTGTGAGGACATCGGACGTAGTCTCCTGACCTATGGCCGCCGCATTCCCCTGGCTGAGTGGGAAAGCCGGATTGCG GAAGTGGATGCCAGTGTGGTACGTGATGTCTGCTCCAAGTACTTCTATGATCAGTGTCCAGCAGTGGCTGGATTTG GCCCCATTGAGCAGCTCCCAGACTACAACCGGATCCGTAGCGGCATGTTCTGGCTGCGTTTCTAG
- the UQCRC1 gene encoding cytochrome b-c1 complex subunit 1, mitochondrial isoform X1 has translation MAASAVCRAASAGTRVLLRTHRSQPALLRSPALRTTATFAQALQSVPETQVSLLDNGLRVASEQSSQPTCTVGVWIDVGSRYETEKNNGAGYFLEHLAFKGTKNRPGNALEKEVESMGAHLNAYSTREHTAYYIKALSKDLPKAVELLADIVQNCALEDSQIEKERDVILQELQENDACMRDVVFDYLHATAFQGTPLAQAVEGPSGNVRKLSRADLTEYVSRHYKAPRMVLAAAGGVEHRQLVDLAQKHFSSVSETYTEDAVPTLAPCRFTGSEIRHRDDALPLAHVAIAVEGPGWANPDNVALQVANAIIGHYDCTYGGGMHLSSPLAAVAVANKLCQSFQTFNICYADTGLLGAHFVCDRMKIDDMMFFLQGQWMRLCTSATESEVLRGKNILRNALVSHLDGTTPVCEDIGRSLLTYGRRIPLAEWESRIAEVDASVVRDVCSKYFYDQCPAVAGFGPIEQLPDYNRIRSGMFWLRF, from the exons ATGGCGGCTTCCGCAGTTTGCCGGGCGGCTAGCGCCGGGACTCGAGTGCTGCTTCGCACCCACCGCTCG CAGCCGGCCCTGCTGAGGTCGCCTGCCTTGAGGACCACCGCCACCTTCGCTCAAGCTCTCCAGAGCGTGCCGGAGACACAGGTCAGCTTGCTGGACAACGGGCTGAGAGTGGCCTCCGAGCAGTCCTCCCAGCCTACCTGCACG GTCGGGGTATGGATTGATGTTGGCAGCCGTTACGAGACTGAGAAGAACAACGGGGCAGGTTACTTTCTGGAGCATCTGGCTTTCAAG GGAACAAAAAATCGGCCTGGCAATGCCTtggagaaggaggtggagagCATGGGGGCCCATCTCAATGCCTACAGCACCCGGGAGCACACAGCATACTACATCAAGGCGCTATCCAAGGACCTGCCAAAAG CTGTGGAGCTCCTGGCCGACATTGTGCAGAACTGTGCCCTAGAAGACTCCCAGATTGAGAAGGAGCGTGATGTGATCCTACAGGAGCTGCAGGAGAATGATGCATGTATGCGGGACGTGGTCTTTGACTACCTGCACGCCACAGCATTCCAGGGCACACCTCTAGCCCAGGCTGTGGAGGGGCCCAGTGGGAATGTCAG GAAGCTATCTCGTGCAGACCTGACCGAGTATGTCAGCAGGCATTACAAGGCCCCTCGCATGGTGCTCGCAGCAGCCGGAG GGGTGGAGCACCGGCAGCTGGTAGATCTCGCCCAGAAGCACTTCAGCAGCGTCTCTGAGACATACACAGAGGACGCTGTGCCCACTCTTGCTCCATGCCGCTTCACTGGCAGCGAG ATCCGCCACCGCGACGATGCTCTGCCATTGGCCCATGTGGCTATTGCGGTAGAGGGGCCTGGCTGGGCCAACCCGGACAACGTGGCCCTCCAAGTAGCCAATGCCATCATTGGCCACTATGACTGCACTTATGGTGGTGGCATG CACCTGTCCAGCCCACTGGCTGCAGTCGCCGTGGCCAACAAGCTGTGCCAGAGTTTCCAGACCTTCAATATCTGCTACGCAGACACTGGGTTGCTGGGTGCACACTTTGTCTGCGATCGCATGAAAATCGATGACATGATGTTCTTCCTGCAAGGCCAGTG GATGCGCCTGTGCACCAGTGCCACAGAGAGTGAGGTGCTCCGGGGCAAAAACATCCTCCGAAATGCCCTGGTGTCTCATCTGGATG GCACCACTCCTGTGTGTGAGGACATCGGACGTAGTCTCCTGACCTATGGCCGCCGCATTCCCCTGGCTGAGTGGGAAAGCCGGATTGCG GAAGTGGATGCCAGTGTGGTACGTGATGTCTGCTCCAAGTACTTCTATGATCAGTGTCCAGCAGTGGCTGGATTTG GCCCCATTGAGCAGCTCCCAGACTACAACCGGATCCGTAGCGGCATGTTCTGGCTGCGTTTCTAG